In one window of Clavelina lepadiformis chromosome 4, kaClaLepa1.1, whole genome shotgun sequence DNA:
- the LOC143451668 gene encoding uncharacterized protein LOC143451668 isoform X3 encodes MTRQIRDTTNRDHNVLTIFLPILAVALVACAAACFWMERRRRTKLKKGVFNAQDDHISDTDSIATSVSSRYRPYMMPTPTTGRVYRSGSRAGSVRGAYDLDSNYGEPPPYSGSSRRSSVASLKALREDGYTRKGATNDGYASSRSSLNRSRSMLDVRDDFGSAPLRRTRSSSNIQTRYDDDFPDVRSSLQYAEDRGQQRSRQTSPATSEWSVRTAPQMTNYTDYAPGRPSSVASLPVRGRRSNMRRSLSQPNLSQSSLTKTGTYPQGILKRQNNQGPSSDSGIKDYYADRDSGVGASPNQMEESTRPSTRPSSSYGAARGRYDPYYHDASGNYPTYPGVRGTGNYEDPVYAVSAGVAYPKYGTAPRDWSNQYPSNYDPYSYGPNYWDHQNGGTAMQQSQAGHDPFGYNSMIY; translated from the exons ATGACACGTCAGATTCGTGATACTACAAACAGAG ACCACAACGTCCTAACCATTTTCTTGCCGATACTGGCAGTGGCTTTGGTAGCCTGCGCCGCAGCATGCTTCTGGATGGAAAGACGAAGACGAACAAAGCTAAAGAAAGGAG TGTTTAACGCACAAGATGACCACATAAGTGACACCGACTCCATTGCAACGTCGGTCAGTTCAAGATATCGACCTTACATGATGCCCACGCCAACGACAG GTCGCGTGTATAGGTCTGGTTCGCGAGCAGGATCCGTCCGAGGTGCTTATGATCTTGATTCCAACTACGGCGAACCACCACCTTACag CGGTAGTTCAAGGCGGTCGTCAGTCGCTAGCTTGAAGGCATTACGCGAGGATGGGTACACCCGCAAGGGAGCAACAAACGACGGCTACGCGTCATCTCGGTCATCTCTCAACCGGTCCAGGTCGATGCTCGACGTGCGGGATGATTTTGGATCTGCTCCACTGCGGAGAACACGCTCCTCCAGCAACATCCAAACTCGTTATGATGACGACTTCCCTGACGTGCGATCATCTTTGCAATACGCGGAAGATCGCGGCCAACAGCGTTCTAGACAGACCTCCCCCGCCACGTCCGAATGGTCTGTAAGAACGGCACCGCAGATGACTAATTACACGGACTACGCCCCCGGAAGACCGTCATCGGTTGCATCACTTCCAGTCAGAGGTCGACGTAGCAACATGCGACGATCACTTTCACAGCCTAACTTGAGTCAAAGCAGCCTGACGAAGACGGGCACTTATCCTCAAGGAATACTCAAGAGGCAGAACAACCAGGGACCATCTTCGGATTCCGGTATCAAGGACTATTACGCCGACAGAGATTCTGGTGTTGGGGCGTCACCTAATCAA ATGGAAGAAAGCACAAGACCCTCCACGCGACCATCGTCATCATACGGAGCAGCTAGGGGGCGCTACGATCCTTATTACCATGATGCAAGTGGGAATTACCCAACTTACCCCGGAGTAAGGGGTACGGGGAATTATGAAGATCCGGTTTACGCGGTATCTGCTGGGGTTGCTTACCCAAAATACGGTACAGCCCCAAGAGATTGGAGTAACCAGTACCCATCGAATTATGACCCATACAGTTACGGACCTAATTATTGGGACCATCAAAACGGTGGGACCGCCATGCAACAGTCACAGGCTGGCCATGACCCATTTGGCTACAACAGCATGATCTATTAG
- the LOC143451668 gene encoding uncharacterized protein LOC143451668 isoform X2, which produces MSSGRKNSDAANADHNVLTIFLPILAVALVACAAACFWMERRRRTKLKKGVFNAQDDHISDTDSIATSVSSRYRPYMMPTPTTGRVYRSGSRAGSVRGAYDLDSNYGEPPPYSGSSRRSSVASLKALREDGYTRKGATNDGYASSRSSLNRSRSMLDVRDDFGSAPLRRTRSSSNIQTRYDDDFPDVRSSLQYAEDRGQQRSRQTSPATSEWSVRTAPQMTNYTDYAPGRPSSVASLPVRGRRSNMRRSLSQPNLSQSSLTKTGTYPQGILKRQNNQGPSSDSGIKDYYADRDSGVGASPNQMEESTRPSTRPSSSYGAARGRYDPYYHDASGNYPTYPGVRGTGNYEDPVYAVSAGVAYPKYGTAPRDWSNQYPSNYDPYSYGPNYWDHQNGGTAMQQSQAGHDPFGYNSMIY; this is translated from the exons ATGTCAAGTGGACGAAAGAATTCAGATGCGGCTAATGCTG ACCACAACGTCCTAACCATTTTCTTGCCGATACTGGCAGTGGCTTTGGTAGCCTGCGCCGCAGCATGCTTCTGGATGGAAAGACGAAGACGAACAAAGCTAAAGAAAGGAG TGTTTAACGCACAAGATGACCACATAAGTGACACCGACTCCATTGCAACGTCGGTCAGTTCAAGATATCGACCTTACATGATGCCCACGCCAACGACAG GTCGCGTGTATAGGTCTGGTTCGCGAGCAGGATCCGTCCGAGGTGCTTATGATCTTGATTCCAACTACGGCGAACCACCACCTTACag CGGTAGTTCAAGGCGGTCGTCAGTCGCTAGCTTGAAGGCATTACGCGAGGATGGGTACACCCGCAAGGGAGCAACAAACGACGGCTACGCGTCATCTCGGTCATCTCTCAACCGGTCCAGGTCGATGCTCGACGTGCGGGATGATTTTGGATCTGCTCCACTGCGGAGAACACGCTCCTCCAGCAACATCCAAACTCGTTATGATGACGACTTCCCTGACGTGCGATCATCTTTGCAATACGCGGAAGATCGCGGCCAACAGCGTTCTAGACAGACCTCCCCCGCCACGTCCGAATGGTCTGTAAGAACGGCACCGCAGATGACTAATTACACGGACTACGCCCCCGGAAGACCGTCATCGGTTGCATCACTTCCAGTCAGAGGTCGACGTAGCAACATGCGACGATCACTTTCACAGCCTAACTTGAGTCAAAGCAGCCTGACGAAGACGGGCACTTATCCTCAAGGAATACTCAAGAGGCAGAACAACCAGGGACCATCTTCGGATTCCGGTATCAAGGACTATTACGCCGACAGAGATTCTGGTGTTGGGGCGTCACCTAATCAA ATGGAAGAAAGCACAAGACCCTCCACGCGACCATCGTCATCATACGGAGCAGCTAGGGGGCGCTACGATCCTTATTACCATGATGCAAGTGGGAATTACCCAACTTACCCCGGAGTAAGGGGTACGGGGAATTATGAAGATCCGGTTTACGCGGTATCTGCTGGGGTTGCTTACCCAAAATACGGTACAGCCCCAAGAGATTGGAGTAACCAGTACCCATCGAATTATGACCCATACAGTTACGGACCTAATTATTGGGACCATCAAAACGGTGGGACCGCCATGCAACAGTCACAGGCTGGCCATGACCCATTTGGCTACAACAGCATGATCTATTAG
- the LOC143451668 gene encoding uncharacterized protein LOC143451668 isoform X1, with product MARKEVVILTSVAAIFSVDITAAWNNSYQKNDDHNVLTIFLPILAVALVACAAACFWMERRRRTKLKKGVFNAQDDHISDTDSIATSVSSRYRPYMMPTPTTGRVYRSGSRAGSVRGAYDLDSNYGEPPPYSGSSRRSSVASLKALREDGYTRKGATNDGYASSRSSLNRSRSMLDVRDDFGSAPLRRTRSSSNIQTRYDDDFPDVRSSLQYAEDRGQQRSRQTSPATSEWSVRTAPQMTNYTDYAPGRPSSVASLPVRGRRSNMRRSLSQPNLSQSSLTKTGTYPQGILKRQNNQGPSSDSGIKDYYADRDSGVGASPNQMEESTRPSTRPSSSYGAARGRYDPYYHDASGNYPTYPGVRGTGNYEDPVYAVSAGVAYPKYGTAPRDWSNQYPSNYDPYSYGPNYWDHQNGGTAMQQSQAGHDPFGYNSMIY from the exons ACCACAACGTCCTAACCATTTTCTTGCCGATACTGGCAGTGGCTTTGGTAGCCTGCGCCGCAGCATGCTTCTGGATGGAAAGACGAAGACGAACAAAGCTAAAGAAAGGAG TGTTTAACGCACAAGATGACCACATAAGTGACACCGACTCCATTGCAACGTCGGTCAGTTCAAGATATCGACCTTACATGATGCCCACGCCAACGACAG GTCGCGTGTATAGGTCTGGTTCGCGAGCAGGATCCGTCCGAGGTGCTTATGATCTTGATTCCAACTACGGCGAACCACCACCTTACag CGGTAGTTCAAGGCGGTCGTCAGTCGCTAGCTTGAAGGCATTACGCGAGGATGGGTACACCCGCAAGGGAGCAACAAACGACGGCTACGCGTCATCTCGGTCATCTCTCAACCGGTCCAGGTCGATGCTCGACGTGCGGGATGATTTTGGATCTGCTCCACTGCGGAGAACACGCTCCTCCAGCAACATCCAAACTCGTTATGATGACGACTTCCCTGACGTGCGATCATCTTTGCAATACGCGGAAGATCGCGGCCAACAGCGTTCTAGACAGACCTCCCCCGCCACGTCCGAATGGTCTGTAAGAACGGCACCGCAGATGACTAATTACACGGACTACGCCCCCGGAAGACCGTCATCGGTTGCATCACTTCCAGTCAGAGGTCGACGTAGCAACATGCGACGATCACTTTCACAGCCTAACTTGAGTCAAAGCAGCCTGACGAAGACGGGCACTTATCCTCAAGGAATACTCAAGAGGCAGAACAACCAGGGACCATCTTCGGATTCCGGTATCAAGGACTATTACGCCGACAGAGATTCTGGTGTTGGGGCGTCACCTAATCAA ATGGAAGAAAGCACAAGACCCTCCACGCGACCATCGTCATCATACGGAGCAGCTAGGGGGCGCTACGATCCTTATTACCATGATGCAAGTGGGAATTACCCAACTTACCCCGGAGTAAGGGGTACGGGGAATTATGAAGATCCGGTTTACGCGGTATCTGCTGGGGTTGCTTACCCAAAATACGGTACAGCCCCAAGAGATTGGAGTAACCAGTACCCATCGAATTATGACCCATACAGTTACGGACCTAATTATTGGGACCATCAAAACGGTGGGACCGCCATGCAACAGTCACAGGCTGGCCATGACCCATTTGGCTACAACAGCATGATCTATTAG
- the LOC143451669 gene encoding uncharacterized protein LOC143451669 isoform X1 — MTTTISSTNSSAYTTANSSPYTSVYSSAYTAANSVVNATASTQGGSQLDPETYREEAMRKLMEALEENVGDKPGLALNTLLAFLLLYSLIYLVVILFIFRKTRWKTLVPVVTNDVSLNPKKPVDSTASQIIHKLKSTDKVVTSCPSGEQSSIPAGEQIESNHSPKQHERSTNDITTTGNEKLTSYPPETSEDKERKADNGSQAFVAQSPPSDVRNFSLSPKLAENKEKGREAAVIHHEEDNDRHTSVSPTPDESANSPFLAEDNIGEIYPGSPNLENTIDQDPGITTDENERSSAT, encoded by the exons ATGACTACCACCATTAGCAGTACAAATTCAAGTGCTTATACCACTGCTAATTCAAGTCCTTATACCTCAGTTTATTCAAGCGCTTATACCGCAGCTAATTCAGTTGTTAACGCCACAGCTTCTACCCAAGGAGGTAGCCAGCTTGACCCCGAAACATACCGGGAAGAAGCA atgaGAAAGTTGATGGAGGCGTTGGAGGAAAATGTTGGCGACAAACCTGGCTTAGCTCTAAATACTTTGCTGGCATTTTTACTGCTGTATTCGTTGATATACTTGGTAGTGATTCTTTTCATTTTCCGCAAAACTCGGTGGAAGACATTAGTACCTGTTGTAACTAATGACGTGTCATTGAATCCGAAG AAACCGGTCGACTCTACGGCTTCACAAATTATACACAAATTGAAAAGCACTGACAAAGTTGTTACTAGTTGTCCTTCCGGCGAACAA AGTTCGATTCCTGCAGGAGAGCAAATCGAATCGAACCATAGTCCAAAGCAACACGAGAGATCAACAAATGACATTACAACAACGGGTAATGAAAAACTGACTTCATATCCCCCCGAAACGTCCGAGgacaaagaaagaaaagcGGACAACGGTTCACAGGCTTTCGTTGCACAG TCCCCTCCGTCAGACGTTAGAAACTTCTCACTTTCCCCTAAACTTGcggaaaacaaagaaaagggAAGGGAAGCGGCCGTAATTCATCACGAAGAGGACAACGATCGACACACTTCTGTTTCACCGACTCCTGATGAAAGTGCAAATAGCCCATTTTTGGCAGAAGATAATATCGGTGAAATATACCCGGGAAGTCCCAACCTTGAAAACACTATTGATCAGGATCCTGGTATTACCACG gATGAGAACGAGCGAAGTTCTGCTACTTGA
- the LOC143451669 gene encoding uncharacterized protein LOC143451669 isoform X2, with amino-acid sequence MTTTISSTNSSAYTTANSSPYTSVYSSAYTAANSVVNATASTQGGSQLDPETYREEAMRKLMEALEENVGDKPGLALNTLLAFLLLYSLIYLVVILFIFRKTRWKTLVPVVTNDVSLNPKSSIPAGEQIESNHSPKQHERSTNDITTTGNEKLTSYPPETSEDKERKADNGSQAFVAQSPPSDVRNFSLSPKLAENKEKGREAAVIHHEEDNDRHTSVSPTPDESANSPFLAEDNIGEIYPGSPNLENTIDQDPGITTDENERSSAT; translated from the exons ATGACTACCACCATTAGCAGTACAAATTCAAGTGCTTATACCACTGCTAATTCAAGTCCTTATACCTCAGTTTATTCAAGCGCTTATACCGCAGCTAATTCAGTTGTTAACGCCACAGCTTCTACCCAAGGAGGTAGCCAGCTTGACCCCGAAACATACCGGGAAGAAGCA atgaGAAAGTTGATGGAGGCGTTGGAGGAAAATGTTGGCGACAAACCTGGCTTAGCTCTAAATACTTTGCTGGCATTTTTACTGCTGTATTCGTTGATATACTTGGTAGTGATTCTTTTCATTTTCCGCAAAACTCGGTGGAAGACATTAGTACCTGTTGTAACTAATGACGTGTCATTGAATCCGAAG AGTTCGATTCCTGCAGGAGAGCAAATCGAATCGAACCATAGTCCAAAGCAACACGAGAGATCAACAAATGACATTACAACAACGGGTAATGAAAAACTGACTTCATATCCCCCCGAAACGTCCGAGgacaaagaaagaaaagcGGACAACGGTTCACAGGCTTTCGTTGCACAG TCCCCTCCGTCAGACGTTAGAAACTTCTCACTTTCCCCTAAACTTGcggaaaacaaagaaaagggAAGGGAAGCGGCCGTAATTCATCACGAAGAGGACAACGATCGACACACTTCTGTTTCACCGACTCCTGATGAAAGTGCAAATAGCCCATTTTTGGCAGAAGATAATATCGGTGAAATATACCCGGGAAGTCCCAACCTTGAAAACACTATTGATCAGGATCCTGGTATTACCACG gATGAGAACGAGCGAAGTTCTGCTACTTGA
- the LOC143451987 gene encoding adaptin ear-binding coat-associated protein 1-like — protein sequence MEDDYERVLLVKPECLVYRLPPRSSTNRGYRAADWGLDKPSWTGRLRITVKANKLEIKLEDKISGELFAKAPVDEYPGIAVESVSDSSRYFVIRISDESKRTAFIGVGFADRGDAFDFNVTLQDHFKRVKTEEVIEKTPDIQPNLNLGLKEGQTFTIKLGNTSKSKTQTKPKTNLGGGLLPPPPGDVKAHPKQDTSTEWGEFASASSSNSSSSSNWVQF from the coding sequence ATGGAAGACGATTATGAGAGAGTTTTGCTGGTAAAGCCTGAGTGTTTGGTATATCGATTACCACCTCGCTCATCCACTAATCGAGGCTATCGCGCCGCAGATTGGGGTCTTGATAAACCATCTTGGACTGGAAGATTAAGGATTACTGTAAAAGCCAACAAGCTGGAGATAAAACTAGAAGATAAAATTTCAGGTGAATTATTTGCAAAGGCACCAGTTGACGAATATCCTGGCATCGCTGTGGAATCTGTCTCGGACTCGTCAAGATATTTTGTTATCCGAATATCAGATGAAAGCAAAAGGACTGCATTCATCGGTGTAGGATTTGCAGACCGGGGTGACGCATTCGATTTTAACGTGACCCTCCAGGATCACTTCAAACGTGTGAAAACAGAAGAAGTAATTGAAAAGACACCGGACATCCAGCCAAACTTAAACCTCGGCTTGAAAGAAGGACAAACATTTACGATCAAGTTGGGTAACACTTCAAAGTCAAAGActcaaacaaaaccaaaaaccAATCTTGGAGGAGGATTGCTTCCTCCTCCTCCTGGAGATGTAAAAGCTCATCCTAAACAAGACACATCAACAGAGTGGGGAGAATTTGCCAGTGCATCAAGCAGTAATAGTAGTAGTAGCAGCAATTGGGTTCAATTTTAG